TTCCAGCTCTGGCCACCTGTACAGCTCAGCCAggacctcaggaaaaaaaaattgcaagttTTGTATCAAATGGAGTTACATTTCACTGTAACCCAATGGCCACGAGAGGGCGCCCGATACACCAAAATTCCAACTGCCTTGTCCTGAGGCCCCCTTTCAAGATAAACTAGAAGAGCAACAACTAACACTCaaatgttttttggggggagggtatagcttaagtggtagagtgcatgcttagcatgcacaaggtcctgggttcaatccccagtacctcctccaaaaaataaataattaaacctaattaccttcccttcaaaataaaaaaaaagctcttaAGTGTTCCTTATTTTGTACAAATctaatttagggggaaaaaagaaaaaaacttaaaaattgagACCAATTCAAAACTAAGTACAACTCAAGTTAGCATCTTAATTTGTACTAAGAGTATGTCTTCCATCAATGACCATGACCCAGTTAGAAGTACATTTTATATTGTGACCTAGCACACCTGTAAATGTGTGTGCACCGTGCAGAGGCATAACATAACAAGTATCACACAACGCTTAACCGTTACTATGCGTGACAGTTGGATCTTTTAGTTTTGTAATGTTGGCCACAATCCACTAAATTTCATGACCCACCAATGGGCCACTCTTGTTTTTacaaagacatatatatatatacttaaatttatatatgtatatgtgtaaatataaaaAATCAGGATACAATAAATGCCTGGCATATCAATACCTTGTCATATATAATTTTCACTTTCCCTCCATTACAGTTTTGTTCGTTTTAGACATACTATCCCACTAAAGGTGCACGATTCCTGTGacacaaaaaccaaaatatcCTACCCTTTCTTTTGTTACTATAATCCTTTCTCTGAAGTATTAATTTCTCAATGCCACTGGCTTACTGAATGATTTTCAGAAGGACCTGTTTTATTCTGAAGCTCCATTTTCTTTGGCATATGCATCTTTAATGGAACTTGATTTTTCAAATGATCAAAGTTCATTGGTAGTCATTACAATGtagtcattaaaatatttcactaacCAAACAGGCATATCAAGTGAAAGCCTAAATCAGGAAACTCTGGAATGAGAAAACTGCCTCGCCTTTtatggagaaagaaacagaacccAAAGAGATGAATCCTCCATCCCAACCCTGAACTTGCTGGATGCAGATGTAGGAGAGACCTCACAGGTGCGGACATTCGGGCCAGCACCACTTCTCAAGCCACACTGCCACCCGAAACCCACCCGCTGGACCAAAGGACCCCAAAGCCACCTCGGATTGATCTCCTTAGATCAAAATAATCTCATGACACAAGAATTTCATCTAGAAGCAATGTGATTAGTCAAAAACCCTTAAATCTGTTTTTGAATTTACCAAATCCGTATTTTTAATTCCTCTTTCCTGTTACCTAAAGTAATTCATTATTTGTTGCCAAGGGAGAAAACATTCACAATTCAATTTAGAGTCAATCACAACTGTagcaaatttttttctaagaggaaattaaaacaaatgccAGAAATATTTCAACCATCCTTGTCTCTTACAGTTGAGACCTAATTATATTctgatataaattttatatatgtgtgtgtgtgtgtgtgtaaatcaccACAACCCCTTTATCACACTAGCtaagaaaaatatgtatgaaaGTGGCAAAGGGCCAAGATTCTAGACCTAAGCTGGGCCAAACCCACATAACCCCATCTATGAACAGTTACAGGGTGAGCTGTGGGAAgttactttccttctctgagcctaactttcctcatctgcaaaagcGAGTAATGGTCTTGCCCTCAAATGGTaaatttaaggattaaatgagaaaatccaTTTTGATGTCATTAGCGCAGTGCTAAGGATCCAATATGTGTTAGTCATacataaaaattcttattttgtggtgaTTACATTCTGTGACTGATTTTTTTGCCACACTGAACTAACATACAAGTTGCCATGGGGTTCTATATACCAAATAAAGAATCTCTACTTCCAAATGTTTTCATGGTAAAGCATAAAGCACTGGATTTCAGCTTGAGGCTCTTGCACAGAAACAGAATAACACAAACTTGTATTCTCTGTATCAAAATGGAGGCAAATATCTTATAAACTAACCTTCACCATCCTCCAGATGCACTTCCTTTCACCTCCCTCTCTTAATCTATAAAGGGTCATAAtgcttaaaaattattattcagaaTCTGTTGTAAAGTTAAATGCATTGTTACcagttaacattttataaaacatcAGCAGTGACAGCAAGCAAGTACACTCCTGTTAAAAAGTAAGACTGTCAACCCTGGCAAGCTGGAGAGTCAGTCAGATCTAAAATATTGTCCTAAATCTGTTTTTAAGAAACATAATACTACTATTTGATTCTTCATAGCAAgggcataatgatttgacaaTATACATACTTTGACAATATATAATCCTGCCTTTTCATGTTACAAAGTAGAATACAGAGTATCGTTCTGGCTttgtaaaaattatgaaaacttcTAGTGTGTTCGGTTTATTCACAtgtattaacaacaacaaaaagtccaTGATCAAGTTAAATTTCACAAAAGctgatttaaaaagttaaacaaggagggagggtacagctcaagcggtagagcacatgctcagcatgcatgagctcctgggttcaatccccagtacctcctctaaaaataaataaaactaattacctccccagctccgccaaaaaaaaaagttaaacaggtGTTCTTACAGCCCTACATTTCAATGAGTCTTTTATAAGCTAATATGCACTTTTATAGAACACCAAAGGAGAGGTATCCTATGCAGTGTTTCCCAATGTTACTTgtcaataaaatgtttataagacATTTTGTAAATCtgataaaaattgttttatataaacatatagaaTGGTTAAGAAAGAGCATTTCACCAGTGTCCAAGAAATTCACCCAGGAGAGCTGGGCACTTGCAATTACTCAGCCCCTTGCCATCAAGCCCTAGACACCATCGCTTTTTAACTGCTTTTTTCTCACCAATGACTTCTCAATCATCAAACTGGTGGCCTTTTCCCAGGGCTCATCTCTGTGAATTCCATGACACTGCTGATCATTCCCTCCACAAAAATGGCTTTGAGAGACAGGAGGGCGACATATTGAGGAGCTAGGAATCTGACTGGTTGTCCTTGGAACCTATAAGCTACCATTTAAGAAATCCAACCAGCCTGTTAGAGTGGCCTGGTTGGCCCCTACCCACTCCAGCCACCCCAGCTGAGGTGCCAGATGTTCCAGCCCCAGACGAGCTCCCGATTGAACACAGGTGCCTGAGGGACCCCAGCCAATGCCACACGGAACAAAGAACCTCCCAAATGAACCCAGCCACCCCACAGAATCAAATGTgtctttaaaaagatgaaatgcttttttctctacacaaactcaccaaaaagaaaaaaaaatttttgaacttCCTGGGCCTGGGGGTGGAAGGAGAACCTCAGTTCTTCAGGAATCAAGCTACTGACTCAGTtcaaagagaggagagaaagcagaTCGCAGAGAATGCAGGTAGCAAATGGAACGGGCAGACTTGTAGCATATTCGGGTTACAGTGTCACCCGGGCACACACAACACAGTGCAAAGTGTACTAACATGAACCGAACTCTTTTATAGACACCATCCTCAAAGATTGCTCAGTGAAGAAAGACCTAAGCAAAAACTAAGAAGATGGTAAGAAATGCCTGAAGTAAAATGTGGTATGTCAGCACAAACTACTCAATACAAAACTATTCCAACCCACTGAGAGATTAtcgtattaagtgaagtaagtcagacaaagacaagtatcatatgatgtcgcttatatgtggaatcttaagaaaaaaaagatacaaattttatttacaaaccagaaatactcacagcaacagaaaacaaactgtggttaccagggggagaaggcagggagggatgaattaggagtttgggattaacagatacacattaaaatagataaacaacaaatttctactgtatagcacagggaactatattcaatctcttgtaacgagctgtaatggaaaataatttgaaaatacatatatgtatgtatgtaaatatgtataactgaatcgctttgctgtatacctgaaactaccACTGTAAatagactacacttcaattaaaaaaaaaactatgtccaACCCACACTAGGGAGTTCCACAGTAAATACGCAGCTGTGCTGGTACTGGTTAAAAGTCCACTATTCCTTAACGAAGAGGGAGTGAACACTAAACATGTAGAATCTACTGTTTATCTTGCGGAGTTGGCTTCATATTATCTCATCTTCTTAAAGTcctatattaaatataaaaatctctAGTTCTTATCATATAAAAACTTTCACTGGTAGGTAACAGATTTTGAGTTAAAAATCTGACACCCAAAATTACTCAAACAAGTAATTTGACTAGAAAGACAatcagagattttttaaagttcaatctCAGTGGAATTCGAAGAACGGCAATTAATGAATGTCATTTTTCAcctataaaaatggcaaaaatgttTTTAGAAGTAAAGGATAAAATATGGCAAAGTTCAGGGAAATTGCTTAAGTGGATGTGAAGTGAAGTGTTAAGTGAATGGAGGGTTATATGAAATACAGATTCAAAGCCTTGAATGTATGCGTACTATTTAGTATCACTTTTCAACAATTTTCCGAAGGAATAATTTAAGgattaaatgttttatctttagGATATTTACCGTAACACTTCTTATAACCGCAAGAAAAGTTCAAGCAAAAGGTTCAGTGTACAGCAATAAACGGCTAAATGCACAGTGCAcaccagcacacagtaggtcgCTTAACTGAACTCCACTTAACACATTCACACAACTCTCCAGGGCCCGTCCTTTCCAGTTAGCCACCTCAGGGTCCCCACCGGCTTACAGGCAGATCTGCAAAATGCCGGCCTGAAGGCCAGGTGGAGCTCTGGAGGGCGTAGGGATGGCGCGGGGAGGCGAGCACCGGTGCCGAGCTACTACCACACAGCACATGCTGGCATCCGTGAGCCAAACTGCACGCCCCCGCAGCAGCTGTGTTTGTTCCATGACTGCTTCCACCGGAAGTGCTTATTCATGTTAACTGTGATTTCAATAAACATTAAATtagtaagaatttttttaaaaaagtattctgGCCAATTCTGAGGCAGAGCCAAGTTTGTGACCGCTGATCTAGAACCCACACTCACTCAAGACTGTTTCCTTCCTGGAAATAATACCTTTATGGAGATGACTTTTTTCCTCTCTGCGACCTGGGTTTCTTCTCTTCTGAACTTGGTCAACTTACCGTCCCATCAAAGAAGACACTGTGTCTCGGCTGCAGACTCCTGAGAATCCCTTGGGGATCCTGGGTGGCACTGTGATACTGGGCCTGGCTCCCCTTGCTATAGTCCCAGAAAGCAGTACCCGGGCCCCACACTAGCTGGTTCTGAATCCCAGTGCCACGACCTACTAGCTGTGGGAGTtgaagcaagttacttaacctctccgtGCTTCAGCTTCCTGAGTGGCCAAACCCTCTGAGCAGATTACAGAACCTGCTCAGAGTGTTGGTGGAAAAACTTAATGGGCTAATACATGTCACATGCCCAGGAGAGCGCCCACCTAGCACACGGCAAGTGCTCCGTAAGCAGAAGCAGCCGTTCCTGCCGTGGCTCTGCATCGTGCTCATCAGACACGCACCGCCCAGCCCCTAGCAGAGTGTGCTGCAGAGCTGTGCGGTGAATGAACAACGAGCACTGGGCTGCTTCTCCTCACCTAGGCCATCTGTGAACACCTCCTCTTGGGATACTTTTAAGATCTGAAGCTTCCCACAAATCTTCACAAGTGCTGTTATCTTTCATCAAATCCCTTCACCCCAACTTTTCATCTACCCTCTGCTAACAACAAAAGCTGGGAAAcagaaggaggcaaaaatataaagGAATCATGTAGGGTGATGGGATTTCAATACAGGGGAACTGCTGCAAAGGTCAGGTTTAAAGGATGCCCCTCAAATGCCCTGGCAGGAAACTGTAGACTGACAGTTGCAGTATGCATAAGAAAAGAATGTTTCCAATTGTGTAAAAAGGCATTCTGTCTTAATTTCCTTAGCAGACAGGAGGCAACACAGTAGGTTCTCAATTTAAATTGTCTTGAAAGTATTTATTGTTTAactctttctccttctgcccCACCCAGCCATTCTCTTCGTTCCGCTTTTCTGGTCATCCTAAAAGCTAAATACATTCTTCTCTATGGAGGATGAGAATAAATACTAAAACCAATACACTTGCTCAGGCCTCCATCAGGCATTGTGTCACTGCAGGGCGCTGGTCTCCAACAAGTGTAGTCTTCCTAGGGCTCCACGAGGTATTCCTTGTTCAAGGTCACTGGTACACTCATGGAGTTGAAATGCCGCTGCCCATCTAAATACAACATGGACTCTGGAACACAGGAGAGAGGGCCCTGGATAAACCTATAGCACCTTAGAAAATCAGTGCACAAACACAAAACTACTTGGGAATACCAGAACGGCAACGAGAATGCAAAACCAGCGCCAGGCATGCCCCACTGCGCCAGGGAACACACAATGTCCCCAAGGGAGTGAGCCTCaactcctgccccttccctttgGTTGGGCCAGTCCTGACCACCAGTGGCTGCTTGTAGCTGACACCAGCCCTTCAGACAACAGCCAGGTGGGCAAAGCAGCAATGGGCACCTGAGGGCCACAGGGCATCCAGGCCTTCAGGGCCACAGAACCTCTAAAGCACAATCCCCTAAAGATACACTCTCGGGCTGATGGGCATCAGAGTACTTCCCACAAcaatttaaaaggagaaaaacatctTTAAATGTTTCCCTCCTTAGGGACAAGCAGCCATTGCTGCTTACCTCCGTATGTTCTGGGGAAAACCAAGGGCACTTCCTTCTCTGACATGAATGTGAAATGAAAGACGTTGGTGGTCATGTGCTCTTTATCCTGAAGAGAGGCCACTTCACTGTGGACTCTGACTTGAATGTAATTCTCCTGAGTAAAGCAAACCTAAGATTTCAAACATGATGGTTAGTCACACCgaaaagggggaagaaaacaaTCAGAAGAGAAACAGTGACTTAAGAATATAAGAACTTCTTTCCTAGGCCCCAACGATACAAAATTGTATTTCATCTCTCACCGCACACCTACCTGTGAAGAAAGGAACAGCAATGACCCAACCTCAACAGGTTTCTGAAACATGATATCATCCACGGCTACGACAAACGGTCGGGAACCACTATCGGGGAAAGACAGCATCGCTGGGGTCAAGGGCAAAATTCAGATGATGTCTAGTCCTTCCCTAACAATCAGCTGAAGCAAAATTTAAATGATCAAAGCATAAACCTAGAGAAGGAGGAGATAATCATGCCAATGAGAAACGGTAAGAGATGCCATTGTGACCACATCAGTGCCAAAAATCACTGCATCTTTCCCCTTCTGCATATCATCACCTCCTTTTCTCAGTAGGTCTTTGATGCACTAACTTACAAAACCAGAGCAAGAGCCTTCTAAAATGAAGACCAAACCCAGCTGGTATCAGCGTggcatttattcaaaaatataatatattccCAAACACATCCAGACTAGTCCAAAATGCTTCACTGAGTCAGGTCATATAAACGGCTTCTCAGAAGTTACAATTACCTTAAATCTAACTCACCCGAAGTTACAAGCAGTAGCCCATCCAAGTTCATATGCTTTCCTCATAAGGAAACCACCAAAGATCCGATTGAAAATGTTCCGCTCCTAGAAGACATAAGTATCAATAAATACAAGCCTGTGACCACCCCTAATCTATAGAACAAAGGAATGCCATAGAACAGAGGTCAGTTTAAAAGTGTGTCAAATCTCAGATGAGTGTCATAAATCCAAGTTACCCTGTTTAGAAGACCTTTCACTAAATTCTAATACCTGAGGGTGGCAAATTTCCAAGCTCTTCAGTTTGGAATTTTCCATCCACACCGAATTAGGCGGCAAAACTCGACTTTGAAAACTTATAGTCCTGTACAAATACAGATTGAGTAAACCCTGTTAGTGCCAtgattttgctgctgaaaagtaaaatatttacaaacaccTCCCAATATGTTCAAGCCAAGTGCAGCTCTGGAGAAGGCCAAGGTTTACATGCTTTCCCAGCCTGGAGTCTCACCATGCTGACTTACTTTGGATCCAGCGTGCTAAGAAACATCTCATGTATGGTTGTCCTCTCCTCAGCATTGGGAGCCATTTTCAGCAACGATGTGGAGCTGAAGGCGACCCTTCTCCCCTTGTTCACTGGAATCGGGGACAACAAAGAGCTACGATCAGGAGGACCACACTATAGCACTGGGTTCCTGACCTGGGCCACCTTGGACCCTCCACAGTATTTCCAGATTTCAAAAGGCCCACTGGAAATTGTACATGTACCCCAGAGAAGGCTGCTGAGGCTACATAAGAACCTGTGATTCTTTGCTTTCAGATAGAAATTATATCAGTTCATTGTAAGACCACTTACAATCATCTTGACCTACGGCCCCGACCAGCAGTTTTTTTATTAAGATACATTCCCCGtttcattaaaaatgagaaaacaaattacttcacttaatattgCATGATCGATAAAACTGTTCAAAGTATGGACTctgtgaaataaagaaataaggtaATTTCTCGTTCCAGACACCTGACGGGTATGAGGAGTCCatacatacttttaaataatCTCCTCGGCATTACAGTTAATGTGCTTTCTAAACTGTATCTTATTATGAACAAATTAATATACATTCTCCTTGTCTAAAGAGCTCTTCTTCCTCTGGGCTTTCAAGGACGAGTGGATTTACAAATGCCGGcctaaagagaagaaaagaaaagaatagattaAAGACACGCCATTACTTAATAAAGACTGAAAATGTTCACCATGGGTAAGGCTTCCTAACTACTTCACCTAAGAACTCTGCAACAATTAGGGGAGCCTTCTAGTCACAGACTTATCTGTAGACTAGAAAGTTCATGCTCTAGAAAGGATACGGCCACTTTCCAAAATGTTTCACCTGattctaatcatgaggaaacagtTAAAAATAGGTTTACAACATTCTACAAGAAAGCCAGCCtggactcttcaaaaatgtcagtgtCAAAAGACAGAAAGTGGTAAGGGtggttattttaaagaaacatgatAACCACATATAATACATGGTCCCTGGtcactgggggggaggggggaaggctATAAATATTTTAGGGACAACTGGCAAAGTTTGAATATGCATCATACATTAGGTAATATAACTGTATCACTGTTAAATTTCTTGGATATAATAAAGGCACTGAGATTATATAAGAGAATTATCTTATACTTAGGAGATACATGCTGTAATATTTATGGGTGAAGTAGTCTCAAATTTTGATTCTGGGGGAAAAggtgtatgtatttatagagaAGGCAAGAGTACGGCAAATGTGGTCAAGTGGTAATTGGTGAATTTAGGTGAAGGGTATATGGATGCTCATTGCATTgttctttctgcatttctgtaagTGTCAAATTTTTCAagataaaacactgagaaaaggGATAGGATTTCACTGTGGTAGAATCCAAAGGTTTGATgcaacaaaaatggaaacaaaagaactgaaatggCAGCTTGGAAAATGGCATCAGCTGGGAAAGAAGCTTCAAGTAACGCCCCCAGTGATAGAAAAGGAGCCCCAGGCCAGCCACTAGAAGCGCCAGGTCGGCTGGAGCTGGTGGGAGGAGCTAGAGAAGACCGAGGTATTCATTCTTCGCTCAGATTGGAGTCACCGAGGTGTTTTCCAATCTTAACTGAGTTTTCCAAGTCAGCTTTTCATACAGCAGAAGAAATTTCTCATTACAGACTCTAAAGTTTCTAAAACAAATTAGACTACCCATAGGCCTCTAGACTCTGTCCTGTACAAACAGCAATCCTGCAATATTCCCTCCCACCTCAGTCCCACACATATAATGAAATAGTTTTTCCCACTCTGAATGCCTTGGGTGTAACTGTTATTGGGAAACAAGAATtcagtttaagagaaaaaagataaagtataAAGCCAAATAAGTTAAAGTTAAACTTGACTTGGAAATAACAGTATAAACTCAAGACAAGAGGTTTGCTTTTTAACATTCATCCACTGAAAAGGCCTAGAAACAATGACAAACCAGTTACAATGTACAGTTCGCGTACCCAGATTTTAGTGTCTAAATAAATACCGGTTTCTCACTAAAAGGAACTTGAGGACTCCTTGGAGAAACGGCAGATTCCAGGCCCAGAGCAAGAAATGTATAGGATGAGCCTAAGATACCTCATTGCACCAGAGAGCAGGAGGGTATCAAAGACTAGAGGGGAAATGTCAAAATAGCTTATCACAGGAGCCAGCTTGAAGGAGCTCCCGCTGACCAAAGATACACTCGCAGCAGCAGGAAGAATAGTAGGCTGCCATTTACTGAAATATATTTACCATACTGGAATCCATGAACTCACGATACTTTTTCCGAAAGCCAAAACAGTAGAAAAACTATGTCATCACTAGCTAGTAAATGTGTAGATAAAGGCAAGAATGAAACACTGATCCTGACTTTCCTTTACAAACCAAACTGCCCTAGTTGATAAGTGAAAATTCTTCTTTACAGATCTCCAGTtaataaatatagaaagaatGACAGAACTTGAGAATCATCTGACATCCCCTAATGAGAATGGTTAAAGCACTGATCAGCAACGGACATCAAAAGCACTGGTGAAAGAGTGACGGGGAACCAGCTACGCACAGGATGACAAAGCGTACTTTGGATACGCCTTATACTGTTCTACACCTGTACATTATTGCTGATCATAAGAGGATAAACTGAACTACACAATGGGAAGATCAGTCTGTCACTACTTGAACCCATGCATCAATCTTAATATTACTATGAGTGAGACAATCTGCACCTCCCGACATGATACAATATGAAATACAGAGAGAGCATCACCTACAAAGTGCGCTCACCAAATATACTGAACCCAAATTTGTAGATCTAACTTCAATTTACAGAAAATACTAGGgatagtttaaaaagtaaaaaaaaaaaaaaaaaaaaagaggaaacaatgaGGTAAATCCAGAAAGTGGAACACTGTATAGCTCAATCAATCCAGGCTTTCAACGAGTTAATGATCTGAAACAATAGGGGACAGTGGGAAACACACCTATTCTggattaaaacaaacaagagattacacaactctgtgaatatactaaaggccattaaattatatactttcaatgggtgaattgtatggtatgtaaattatatctcaataaagctgttaacaaAAAAAGACTTACGAGACATACAAACCAAATATAATAATGTGGACCTTGTTTGGAACCTGATGTGAAcaaattgttaaaaagaaaactgagtatGAACTGACTATTGGAATATATTAAGGacttattatttttcttaggCATGCTAATGGTAATGCAGTTATTTGCGAAACTATCCTCGTTTTTAAAGATATGCCTACGCTATAGTATTTAGAGGTGAAATGTCAttatgtctgggatttgctttaaaatattacaaagagaatatacttttaaaaaacagaagaaacaaataTGGCAAAAATGTTTAAACTCTTAAGTGTAGGTGATGGTATATGGAAATTCACTATAgctttctctccatttttatgtatcttggatatttttccaaataaagaattaagaaaaaatagtaaTTACCCTTTATTTTCAGAATCACGAGCCACCATTACAAATGTTGCATCCAAAACAGGACAAAACTCATTACCATGTAACtagagaacaaaggaaagaaaatgcagaTGTAGAAACACATTTACAAGGAGCCTGTAGTCTAGCGCGGGAGAGAGATGCCCAAAACCCACAGTGCCCGGTGCGAGAAGTGCTGGGATGGGCACAAACTACAGGAGCTGAGCAGGACCGGGACCCAAGGGCAAAGGTcacagagggaccctctgtaccACTATCACGTGCTGCCCCGCACCTGGCAGACTCTGGCTCTCTTCAGGCCCACCCGTCCTCACATTGGCACACCCGGCCAGGCAAACCTCCCACCACTCTCACAGGAACTTGAGCGTGCCAACTACCAGGACATGTTTGTTTCCTTAGCAGAGCACAGGGACTCCCAAGAAGGGGTAAGGTAAGTGAGAATTCTGTGAATTAAGCTAAATATTTACAGTGCACAGGCCATTGAGATTTTAAGGTATTTCTTTACCCTTAGAAGTCTGTACTTACAGGAAAGTCATTATCATAAAGTCATCTTGTAACCTGAGAGTATATTTGGTGTCATCCGCAACAAACCTCCTCACTAGTCCTCATCCTGCTGCCTGTTCAGGCCCTTATCACCTTCCCCCTCAGCTACGGGAAGAGTCCCCAATCTTCCTGTACACCTGTCCCGTTCAGACCTCTCAGGAGTTCCCCCTTTCTCCCGGCATCTGGTCTAAGCCTGCTGGCACTGTGCATACAGCCTCCACAACAGAGCCCAGATTCCTCTCTGGTTGTTCACCACACACTCCC
This Camelus bactrianus isolate YW-2024 breed Bactrian camel chromosome X, ASM4877302v1, whole genome shotgun sequence DNA region includes the following protein-coding sequences:
- the ACOT9 gene encoding acyl-coenzyme A thioesterase 9, mitochondrial isoform X3; the protein is MEERKLLHGFLAESQKGLPPRRMKDSYIEVLLPLGSQPELREKYLTVQNTVRFGRILEDLDSLGVLICYMHTKIHSAKMSPLSIVTALVDKIDMCKKSLSPEQDIKFSGHVCWVGKTSMEVKIQMFQLHGNEFCPVLDATFVMVARDSENKGPAFVNPLVLESPEEEELFRQGELNKGRRVAFSSTSLLKMAPNAEERTTIHEMFLSTLDPKTISFQSRVLPPNSVWMENSKLKSLEICHPQERNIFNRIFGGFLMRKAYELGWATACNFGGSRPFVVAVDDIMFQKPVEVGSLLFLSSQVCFTQENYIQVRVHSEVASLQDKEHMTTNVFHFTFMSEKEVPLVFPRTYGESMLYLDGQRHFNSMSVPVTLNKEYLVEP
- the ACOT9 gene encoding acyl-coenzyme A thioesterase 9, mitochondrial isoform X2, producing MRRTALRLCTWSKGLFAPSRGLTQGSQDPEKQRVFHIREVRDKLREIVGASTNWRDHVKAMEERKLLHGFLAESQKGLPPRRMKDSYIEVLLPLGSQPELREKYLTVQNTVRFGRILEDLDSLGVLICYMHTKIHSAKMSPLSIVTALVDKIDMCKKSLSPEQDIKFSGHVCWVGKTSMEVKIQMFQLHGNEFCPVLDATFVMVARDSENKGPAFVNPLVLESPEEEELFRQGELNKGRRVAFSSTSLLKMAPNAEERTTIHEMFLSTLDPKTISFQSRVLPPNSVWMENSKLKSLEICHPQERNIFNRIFGGFLMRKAYELGWATACNFGGSRPFVVAVDDIMFQKPVEVGSLLFLSSQVCFTQENYIQVRVHSEVASLQDKEHMTTNVFHFTFMSEKEVPLVFPRTYGESMLYLDGQRHFNSMSVPVTLNKEYLVEP
- the ACOT9 gene encoding acyl-coenzyme A thioesterase 9, mitochondrial isoform X1, with the translated sequence MRRTALRLCTWSKGLFAPSRGLTQGSQDPEKQRVFHIREACSPIHVNHVRDKLREIVGASTNWRDHVKAMEERKLLHGFLAESQKGLPPRRMKDSYIEVLLPLGSQPELREKYLTVQNTVRFGRILEDLDSLGVLICYMHTKIHSAKMSPLSIVTALVDKIDMCKKSLSPEQDIKFSGHVCWVGKTSMEVKIQMFQLHGNEFCPVLDATFVMVARDSENKGPAFVNPLVLESPEEEELFRQGELNKGRRVAFSSTSLLKMAPNAEERTTIHEMFLSTLDPKTISFQSRVLPPNSVWMENSKLKSLEICHPQERNIFNRIFGGFLMRKAYELGWATACNFGGSRPFVVAVDDIMFQKPVEVGSLLFLSSQVCFTQENYIQVRVHSEVASLQDKEHMTTNVFHFTFMSEKEVPLVFPRTYGESMLYLDGQRHFNSMSVPVTLNKEYLVEP